GAGAGTCAGGACACGCTTGGCACTCTGCTCGTCAACGATACCTCTACATCCGGAGAAGGGACAAATTCGTCAATTCCTAGCCAGTGTCTTTATACTGCGGCTGCTGCAACGTTTTATCTGTATGATGGCGGTGTCCTACTGGCTACTTTTGACCAAACTGACAAAGTGATTGATATGTTTGTCAATGGTTCATCGGGACGAATTGCCAGCTACTATCAGAATAAGGACTCGCTACTTTACTACTTTGTGGCAGACAATGTAGGTTCCACTAGGCTTGTTGTTAAGGGAGTGCCGAAACAAGCGCCGCAGGTGGCAGAATACTACAATTACTATCCGTTTGGAGAAATGCAACAATCGTGGGGAAACTATCCGACCGCATTCAAGTTTTCAAGTAAAGAGCATGATCAGCATGGCGGATTCAACTTCCACTATTTCGGTGCCCGTTATTACGATCCCGCGCTTGGGCAGTTCTCGTCGATCGATGCGGCAGGCCAGTTTGCAAGTGGATACGTATACGGCGGGAATAATCCGATTTCCACAACCGACCGTGACGGAAACTTAGCATGGTTTGTGGCCGCCGCACTTTGGACTGCAGCGGATTACGGCATTGAGGCTTTTACAACCGGAAAGCTTCCTGATTGGACACTCAGAGACTTGGCGATCAACTACGTCACGAATGTTGCCACAGTAGGAATAGGAAGAATGAAAGGTGTCAAGGATGGAGCGAAAATAGTAGCAACATCATTAGTTGATACGGCGAGCGAGTATTTGAAAGATCTTGGCGACGGAAAGGTGAAGCCAATAGGAGATTACATCAACAAAGCAGGTACTTCTATTGCTTTTGGATTTGCAATGAAGTGGATTTCGAATCGGGCCAAAGAGACTGTCGATGATACTGCTGACAAGGCTAAGCAGAAGGCAGAAGATGAGCTTTCAAAGTCTGCTAAGAAACGAATGAAGGAAGTTGGGTTATCGCCTGCCGATCTTGAGGATCTTCCACCTTCACAGATGGACCGAGCACTCTCTAGAAAACCAAGCGTTCAAAAGTATGTTACAACTGCAAATAGAGTTAATAAGATCCAAGAAGGCAGTCATGTGGCAATAGATGCTGCCGCCGAGGTTACGACAAGAGCAGGTGAAAGGGGTATGGAACTTCTGTCACGGTGTCCGGGTGAGATGGTAGTAAACAACAGCGAAATCGGCCAAGCTGCGATTAATTCGATGAGTACATCCATTCAGATATTTGATCCGAAGTCTCTTCTCAGGGGACAGAGCTTTTACGTCCCTTATACGAATTTTCCAGATGCAACTTCCACAAACTACATTTACTAGCGATTTGACAACATGAATAATCCTACACATCAGAAAGAAAAACTCAAGAAAGTGACGAGGGGGCAACTTGGCTCTTTATGTTTCATAGTAGGTTGGTACATTTACATGTGGTTTCAGGAGTGGCGTGGAACGATGTTACTGTCCACGTGGGGTTCGTTGCCGATCATTGGACTGTGTCAGGGGGCATTGATCGGAAAGTTCGCGTTGTTGACGGTTGGCACGAAAGAACGAGTGATTGAACGCCAGATGCTGATAGAGCATAATTTTGGATCACGTATGAGGGTTGTCGGGTACGGAGTTCTTGTCTTATTGGCAGCATTACATTGGTATATTGTCATTCATAGTCCCGAGGAATTGAGACCTGTACAGCTTCGTACCATTGTTTTTCTGACCATATTAACAGCAGGGTATAAATTCTGGAATGAGAGATAGAGAGATTTATTAAAGTTTGGGCATGTGCTTGTTGACGGAATCATAGCGGAGATGACGATGGTATACAAAGAGTTTTGTGATATCATCGTGAATACGGTATGACCGACAATCGTATTGGCTGTAGGTGGCGGGAGCTATTAGTGAACCTCGCCCACCATGGAACGTTTCGGGTCGGGCCCGTGGTCTCCAGCGCCCTACCTGTATGTTGGGCTTCTTATAAGCCGCTGTACCTAAAGGGTGGCCCAGCACCGCCATTCCTTGTGTGAGAATCTCTGCCGGCAGATCCTTGGCTCAGCGTGACCATGCCTTCCAAATCGGTTGTACAGCCCGGACCGTGGCCCGGTGGGAGAGGTGACTCTTCTGGTCCCAGCATCGGCTTGTCTGTTGCGAACATTCAGTAGCTGGGCTTGCCGTAGCAGCCCGGGAGGGAGCCGTACAACCGCCCGTTGCTCCTTGCGCTGCTCTGCCTGGTACAGCCGCTTAGCTCGCGCACTGGCTGCATCCTGCATTGCTTCTTCCTGAATGCGTGTGAGCGTTGCGCGAGGGTGGGCTCTCCCAAGTTTTCCTGGTAGTAGTTTCGAATATCCTAGATTCGAGTGAGACAGATGCTCCTCTATAAGGGTGAGCAGCACTCTGGTACAAAAGAACGCTCAATGATTTGCTACCAATTGAAGTCATAAATATGAAGTGAGGAAGGATTATCGCGTAATTGCGTCATCGATAATGGCCTTGAGTTCTCCCGTCTGGTCAATTTGCCACTTGTCAATTGCCGGATCGTCGTCGAGGCGTTCAGCAGTTGCCATGGCCGTGAAGTGATCCAGATCGCCGGTGATTTCGTAAGTATAACGAGCTGACTTCATGATCTCGACTCCGATGCTGTCAAAGGCATAAGGATTATCTTTACTCGCGGCGAATCCGGCGGCCGGGATCCAGTAGCGGTCGTTGTTCTGGAAATGCGAACGCTCCATCAGATATATCTGATGGAGCAGTTCCTTGGCTTCGGTCTGCTTTGCTTTAGTTGTTGAACTCATGTACATCGGGATGGCAATCCCGGCCAAAATGCCAATGATTACTAATACGATCAGCAGTTCGACCAGCGAAAAGCCACGCTGATTGCGCCGAAGTACTTTCCGGGCACGTTGTGGTTTGTTAATGAGAGGAAAGTTTGAAGTATACATGGTCGTTCCTCAGGATGCTAATCAGAGAGTCGCTCTTTTCTCCCCGAGAGGTCACTACAATTCTCAGTCGGTACAGACCGTGTGGGTCTGTTATTCCATTTGTGGATAAGATACTATCTGCCTGTGCTGTTCGCAATCCGAATTCGTGAAGAGCCAAGGCTGTCACGGACACACCGGAGCGCCCGAAGCGGATACCGTTCCGCATGAAGATGCCGTCTTTCCAGCTATAGGTGATTTGCCGACCGCTAGTATTAATCACCAAGCTGTCCTGAAACTGGCCAATGTCAGACGCCTGGACGGCGGACTTCTCCAGTTCTCCGGCGAGAAAGGCCAGTTCTTCGGAGAGGATATCCTGCTTCTCCCACCCTGCCAGGTAGCGCTGGAGAAAGATAGTTGCCGAGACGATCGCAACCAACACGACCCCCGAGATTGCCATAGCAACCAGGAGTTCAGTGAGGGTCATTCCTTTATGGTTTGTAAGATAACGCATATTCACCATAGAAATCGGCCAATAAAGAGCCGGTTTTGGTTCGGGTGACAGTCACATGGACTTTGGCCAACCGGCCGTCCAGTTCGATGCGTCTGGCCACGCTGAACTGTAATCCAGACATCTGTACGGTGGTATCTCCAGAAAGAGTATCCAATCTAGCTTGCGAAAGGGTAACTGTTTGCTGCGCCAAATATCGCCCAAGGGTCAACTCCCTCGTCGAGAACTTGGCGGTGCTATTGCTGACCAAGGCTATTAGGAGCGAGAACCCGATCATGAAGACAGCCGCGGCGACCAACACTTCAATAATGGTCATTCCGTGTTGATTCAATCTCTTGGCTATGGGTGGTGTCATCGCGCCACCATCTGTCGTATTAGTCGAAGACGACTACCATCAGACCTGCCCAGAACCGGAAGCGCCGGCGGATAGTCAAGTTGCCTCCGGTCGATGCGACAGTCCTTCAACCAATTGATATAGGTGTTAAGTGGCTGTTCATACAGAAAGTCTTCGGTGATGATCGTTCCATTCAGCCGTCCGCGCAGTTCCGAGTAGCCATCGCTCATGATAGCTCCGGTAAAGACAGAGCCAGTATCGAGATAGATCTTGGCATTGAGAGTCTGTAAGAATCCGTTCGATGACAGGAAGCACGTTCCTTCGAGCGTTCCTTTCCCTCCGATCCAGATCCCGCAGGTATCAGTTTCGGTCGAGTCGTTCAAGTGAACCTGTAGCAGAGCGGGGAATTGAAGATTAGCTTTCTCCGTAATGGAAATTCGTCCGTTGCTCAGAGCCGTCCCCGCCAGAGTTGCTTGTCCTTTCAGCAATATGGAATCCGGCGTGAAGAGAAGTGCATCGACAAATGCCGAGTCGCACAGCAGAATGGGACCATCACTGCAAATTCGAAGCGGCCCCAGGATTCGTGTCGAACCTTTGATGGTTACTCCTCCCTGGACAATTAAGGTCGTGACGACATCGAGATGATCAATAGCCAGGCCGTCTATCTCAAGGTCACCATCAATTTGGACAACCCCTCCAACCTGGAAGGGGAGTTTTTCGCCACCCCTCCAAATCTGACTGCCATGCATGAACCTATCCACCTGTTGTCGGACACGAGCCAGGTCTGCGTAGAAGCTTTGCAGCAACGTTGTATCCACATGTGGTGGTTCAAGCTGTTGGTGTTGTCGTACTGCGCCTGTATGGAAATACTCGGAAGTGATGTCCTCGCCCTGAATTCGGCCGCTGGCCATCCCTTGTGGGCCAGTGTGCACGTCACCCCGAATACTGCTGTGCCCGGCAACCATTAGCGGGTACCGTTCATCGCAAACAATGATGGCGGCATCGAATAGAGAGGAGGGGCTGGTACCCAGGAAAGCGAAGGCGGTGACTTTTTGGTTGGCCTGTCTTCCGATTGAACTGACGAGAAGACTCGCTCCCCAGGGGTAACTCTCTACTTCAAAATTTCCGCCATTGGGAGCTATCACTGGTCCTATTTTGCACAACAGTGAATCGGACCTCGCAGTAGCCAGAAATCGCTGAATCCCTGCCTCAGCCAGCAGCTCCGCACTTTGGTGGTTACGAGCTTTGATATGCTGGCTGTAGCGGGACAAGCTATAGGTGAGCACCGCCAGGAAAGTAACCATCAGAAACAGAAGGATTGCCAAAACCGGCACCAAGACTGTCCCGACAGACTTACTTGCGCTCGATACCGCGAAGCCAGAGCGTATCACGCCAATTCTCCTGAGATGCAATTGTGTACTTATCGGTAATCGTCTGGACTTCCCACCTACCGAGACTGTCTCCGACAGCACACACTGTCGTTTTCCCCTCATGGTTGCTGAACACGGCGGTTGAGCGTTTCTTGGTTTTCACGATTCCGACCAGTTGCCAGACTTCGTGGGCAGACTCCGGGACTACCGGAGATGGCAACGCCTCGAGTGTGTCGGCTTCGTTTATCTCTTCTACCTGTCGCAACACAAACGGGTTAATCTTGGGTGGCTGATAGACAAGGGCCCGTTTGGAGTCGACAGGTGGCCGTATCGGCTCAACAATGGCAGCTTCTTCAACACTTTGCGATGTGAGCAACTGCAGGTTTCCCCACCAGATATACAATGCTACCGCCACAAGTGCGGTGAGAAGGATTTTCTTGATTCGATTGGCGGTCATGGCGCCGCGACCTCAATAGAGAGAGACAAAATAACTGTTTGCCCTGAGAGGTTGGTCCGCTGCAAAGTTGCCTGACTGAGCCGAAGTTGAAACTGATTCTCCAACTCGTGGAGAAAGGGCACAGCCTCAAACACTGATCCGACCATTGATACATTATAGGAAGGGTTAGAGGTTAATCTGTCACGTCCGGTCAACATGACACGTTCAATTCTTCGGGTGTCCAGATTGTGCTGCCAGGCAAGTTCTTCAATTTGCTGTAGAGTGGGGGGGATGCCGGATCGGGATTGCGTAAGAATCTGAAGAGTCTTGAGAGAATCCGTCAATTGTTCGATCCGTCGTTCGAGTTGTTGGCTGTCGGCCAGCGCTGATTCAGAAATTTGGTGTAGCTGCCACTGCTCCAGACTGGCCGTCGCGGTCAGGTGAATGCAATAACCAATTCCCACTGCGACTATCATACCTGCAGTCAGCGCCGTTGCAAGGATTCGTCCCGAATTCATTGACCACCTCGTGTGACCGTGAACTTGAAGGCCATCAAGGTATCAAGTAGCCCATCCTGCATCATAGCCTCAGGGCGAATAGAACTGACCTGAATATCCCAGGGGGCACACGTGCGGCGCATAGACGCCAACAAGTCAAAGGCGGCAACATCATCCTGTGCAGTTCCACTGATTTCGGCGTAAGCGCTGTCATTCTGCGGTCGTACCAGAACACCGGTCAGTGTTGCGCCAGGCACAGTCTCCTGACAGAGTGCGGACAGGAGGGCGCTGGATCTTTCGGCTAACTTACCTCCATCAGTCAATCTTGTCTGACGTGCAAGACTGTCGACCTGAATCTGAAGCAGGAGGTGATTCGAATAGAGCTGCTGATACTTGCGAATCGCTGTTTTATCTGATGACAGGAAAGCAGCCGAAAAGCCAATCCATGCGAGTAAGGCAATCAGAATACTGCAGCCTATAAGATCAAGCAGCTTGAGACTCCCGAGTGCGACATACAGGAACCGTGCAGTCGCCGAATTTGCCAGTGAATACTGCAGTGTCGATGCCGGTCGGCCCAACATTGGTCTGGAAGTAAGCCAATTCACCTGCGACGACTGTTTGTGAGTCTGCAAGATAGGCGAGTACGTCGACACCGGGATGACTTCTTCATCCGAGTGTGAAAACAGCCGTTCAACATTATTCGATTTCTCGGCGATTGACCTCGTGTCCCCGCACAAGAAAGCACCGGAAAACAGCCCCCCCTTATGATTGATGCCAACAAAAGTTACTTTGCGTTCCGACCAGGAGCAGAGCACGGCAAATTGCTGCCGGGAGAATTTCTTGAGGTTGGATAAGAGTGTATATCCTACCAGCGTCCCAATGAAGAGCGTGGCGATATCTCGGGACTTTAGTACTTTTCGCAGCGCATCGAGAAAATCGCGTTGAATTCCCTGGATGAGAAAGAGCTGAGTACCATTAGATTCGGCCAAAGTCTGAGTGATCTCTGCCGCCTCGTGTCGTACCGAGGTCGCGTGCTGTACGATCTGTTCGCGCGAAAATGTGGTGTCTCGCCAACCTGCAACAAAGCAGCGCGGGCCATCGATGAGGACGGCGATCGGAATAACCGGCAACTTGCCGGTCTTTCGAAGGCTGTCAACAAAAGTCTCGATGGCCAAGTGATCGGCGTTTCCAACTTGATCCGCAATTAGTACCTTCGTACCATAACCAATCCGAAGCAATTGAAGACAATCAGAGTGAATGAGCAGGTAATAGCCAACAGGCAGTGGAACGAGCGTGTCTTTGACTACACGTATGAGGGAATGCCAAGAACCTGACATTACTTCTTAAGCACCTTTTCCAAATCTACTGAGCCTTCGGAACCGAAATAAACGTGAGGCGTGATATAGATCATCAGCTCCTGCGATGAATTGTCGGTCGAACGATTCTGAAAGAGTCGGCCGAGTATAGGGAGGGACCCGAGAATAGGGAGCTTTTGAATGGTCTCAGACTTGTTTTCTGTGACCAACCCACCCAACACAATCGTCTCGCCATTCTTGAGCCGCACCGTGGAATTGAGTTCACGACGATTGATTGTCGGCGGAATGTCGGGATCAAAATCGAACGCTGGACTATTAAACTCAGGTTTTACCTCGACTATCAAGTCGCCGGAATCGTTGACGAATGGTGTTACTTCAAGCTTCATGTCCGCCTCGATCTTCTCAAATCGCTGGCTGGTCTGAGTCGAGAGGTTGCTATTGTCAGAGGGGTAGATTGTACTGGATTCGAGCAGGTAGTATTGCGTGGTACCAATGCTGATCGACGCTGAGTGTCCATTCAGTGCTGCAATCTGAGGGTGAGAACGCATGCGAGCCTTGCCCTGAGTGACTAACCAGTTGAGTTGAACGTAAAAGTCGTCGGGCAGTTTGCCAAGGTTCGAGACTCCTAAATGGCGAGACAAGGAGTTGAGATCGTCGTTTAGATCCTTGCCGCTGGCCTTCAAATTTACCTGAGGGAAATAGTCCTTTTTGCCATCATCAGTCGTATAGTTGGTGGCAGTAATCCTGAAGTCACTCGCTTCACTGTTCTGGAATTCGACGACCAGCACTTCAAACAGCACCTGTGCTGTGGGGACATCAACTTCGTCGATAAGCGCCTCGACTCGGGCTATTGAGAGGCGAGGGCCGGTGAGGAGCAGACCATTATGCTCCTTCACCACCTTGATGCTGACCTGCTTAGTAAGCGTTGCTGGAATGAGAGGCTCTATAGTGCCGGCAGTGAGATGGTCGAGTTTGACTAACTGAGTGACGAAGAGGTCTTCCGAGTCCCTGTTTCCTATGAGAACAGTCCCATTATTCTCTCTGAACGTGTAGTTGGTGTTCCAAAGCAACGTAATGAGGGCCTGCTCCAACGGGAGATTCTCAAATGATGAAGTAATTGTCCCTTCCATTGGGGTGGTCGCCATGATGCCGATTTGGCACTTGGCCGCAATGGTGTTGATCGCGTCGCTCAGCGGCGTATTGATTACATTTACCGACACCAAACCGCTGTCACAGCGGATAGCAGAACTGGTGATGATGCCGTTTCTTCCCTTGGTCTCGACAGCGGAAGCCGCGACATAGTAGATACTATCGACATGTTGTACGCTAAAGCCATTGGCCGCCAGAAGCGCCACTAACGCCCTCGCGGGTTCGACTGCCGTGAGTTTGCCAGTCACACCACCGCGTGTTCCTGCCTGGACGACAATGTTCAGCTTCGCCTTTTCTTCGATAGCTCGCACCAGTCGCTCGATATCGGCATTGACTACATCAATGGACAATAGGCCGTTTTCGGAAGCGACATTCAGTGGTGCCGGCGCCACAGGAGGCGGCTTCGACCGAAAGATCTTAACGATGCCGCCTGTTCTCTCCCATGACAGCCGATATTCTTTGATGATGTAATAGAGAGCATCGTTTAAGCGCACATTGACAAGATGTAGCGTGAGCGCGCCGGTTGCCGAGGAATCAATGGCGACCGACAGATTATAGGTTCTGACCAGCGCTGTCAACGCCTCATACAACGGAACCGAACTGAAGTCAAGTTTCGGAATGAGAATACTTGAGTCTGCGAGGAACAGTGTTGGAGCGGAGTCCGCAATGACAGAATCAGTGGTCCGGGAAAGACTGTCTGGTGAATCAATTTCTGCCGACCGAACGGAAGCGCCAAGCAGCACTGCACAAATAGTCACGAAAATTACATAGTGTCGCATCGCACGTATCCTATCAGCAGTTAATCTCTCGAACTACCTCGCCAAAAGTCGTTTGCCCTTGACTGACCAATTCATAGCCGGCGTCCATGAGAGTAGGAAGTTCATTTGTACGCATATACTCAACGAGTGTTGATTCCGACGCTTTAGAATGGATGAGGTCACGCACTTTATCAGTAATAGGTAGTAACTCGTAAAGCGCTTGACGACCGGCAAATCCAGTCTGGTTGCATTTGTCGCATCCAATCGACTCAGCTTCCGTGCCGTGAAACTGGTACCCAAATCGAGTTGCCAAGGCCAGTTCGGCCTCATTGGCCCGTTGCCGTTTGCAGTGCGGACAGTTGAGTCGCACCAATCGCTGGGCGACAATCAGGCGCAGAGCTGAGCCAAGCAGTGATGGCTCTGCACCCATGTCCAGCATCCTCGCGATGGTTGCGACAGCACTATTGGTATGTATGGTCGAAAGCACCAAATGCCCAGTCATTGAAGCGCGCAACGCGATCTCCAAAGTCTCGGCGTCTCTGATCTCCCCGACCATAATAATATTGGGGTCCTGACGCAGGAGTGCACGTAACATAGCAGAGAAAGTCAGTCCGATCTCCGGCTTCACTTGGGTCTGGTTTATGCCGGGGAGATGATACTCGATTGGGTCTTCCACAGTCGAGATATTCACCTGGGGAGTCTTCAGCCGGGTCAAAGTGGCGTATAAAGTCGTGGTCTTTCCGGAACCGGTCGGTCCGGTTACCAGGACAATCCCGTTGGCCACCGATGTTCTCTCGGTGAAGAGTGCGAGCTGGCTTGGACCGAATCCCAATCCGGCCAAATCGAGGCGAAGTTGTGCCTTGTCCAGAAGTCTCAGGACTGCCTTTTCGCCAAATTCAGTCGGGACGACGGAGACTCGAATGTCAATTTGACGGGTCTCGAAAAGGAAGCGAATGCGGCCATCCTGGGGCCTGCGTCGTTCAGCGATATCGAGCCCGGCCATTATTTTCAGCCGGGACAGCACTTCGGGAACAAGTGCTCGCTCGATTATCTGTCGTTGTACCAGCATGCCGTCGATTCGAAAACGACAAACCAAATGCTGTTCCCCAGGTTCAAAATGAATGTCCGAGGCCTTGCTGGCAATGGCTGCACTTATGAGGTCGTCTACCTGTCGGACAACTTTTGAATCAGACACGACTATCTCAGTGCGTCCGACTGAAGAGTGGTCATTAGTAGACACATTGTCCTCAGGAGCGGAATTTGAGAGCTGTTCCAATGTGCCATCAACGACACTTTCAACTGTAACCTGCACACCGGCACAAAATTGAGCAAAAGAGAGCAAGGCAACGTCAGTCTGATCGTCAATCAGAATTCGCACATCTCTTTCAAGGTTGTCCTGAACGACAATATGCCTTGAACGAAGCATTTGCTGAATGTCGGTATTGCGGTACAGCGGTATCATAAAAATGCGGGCGCAGACGCGTCCCCTTGGTTATATTATAGTTAGTTAGGAAGGATTTGTAAAGCGGCATGGCACGATTTCGGTATACCGGCACCCTACCGGATGGCAATCCAGTGGCAGGGGAGGAGTCAGCGCAATCTGAGGCTGAACTGGCCGTCAAATTGCTCCAGAGAGGGGTCACTCTGGAGCAGACCTTTCCGGCTTTGAGCTTGCCCCAGAAACTTGTAATCCGGCTATTCAAATCCGCAGAGGTCACCCGCATTACTCGCCAAATTGCCTTACTGCTGGAGAATCGGATAAGTGTACTTGAGAGTCTGGAATTAGCGCGAGAAGGGACGAGTGACCGGCTCTTGTCACAGGTGCTGTTTTCTCTGTCGGAGAAGATTCGCCAGGGACGACCGGTGGCCGAGGCATTCGCCCAATTCCCGGATATCTTTGATTCACTTTATGTCAGTATGTTGTCAGCGGGTGAATTGTCAGGGACGCTGGAGCAGTCGTTCACCCGGTTGGCGGGCTACCGGGAACAGCAGGAGACCGCCATGAAGAAGCTTCGGGGAGCTATGGCCTACCCGTTGCTGGTTTCGTTGGTAGCGGTAGCGGT
This genomic interval from bacterium contains the following:
- a CDS encoding type II/IV secretion system protein, which translates into the protein MLRSRHIVVQDNLERDVRILIDDQTDVALLSFAQFCAGVQVTVESVVDGTLEQLSNSAPEDNVSTNDHSSVGRTEIVVSDSKVVRQVDDLISAAIASKASDIHFEPGEQHLVCRFRIDGMLVQRQIIERALVPEVLSRLKIMAGLDIAERRRPQDGRIRFLFETRQIDIRVSVVPTEFGEKAVLRLLDKAQLRLDLAGLGFGPSQLALFTERTSVANGIVLVTGPTGSGKTTTLYATLTRLKTPQVNISTVEDPIEYHLPGINQTQVKPEIGLTFSAMLRALLRQDPNIIMVGEIRDAETLEIALRASMTGHLVLSTIHTNSAVATIARMLDMGAEPSLLGSALRLIVAQRLVRLNCPHCKRQRANEAELALATRFGYQFHGTEAESIGCDKCNQTGFAGRQALYELLPITDKVRDLIHSKASESTLVEYMRTNELPTLMDAGYELVSQGQTTFGEVVREINC
- a CDS encoding prepilin-type N-terminal cleavage/methylation domain-containing protein, whose amino-acid sequence is MYTSNFPLINKPQRARKVLRRNQRGFSLVELLIVLVIIGILAGIAIPMYMSSTTKAKQTEAKELLHQIYLMERSHFQNNDRYWIPAAGFAASKDNPYAFDSIGVEIMKSARYTYEITGDLDHFTAMATAERLDDDPAIDKWQIDQTGELKAIIDDAITR
- a CDS encoding prepilin-type N-terminal cleavage/methylation domain-containing protein; the protein is MRYLTNHKGMTLTELLVAMAISGVVLVAIVSATIFLQRYLAGWEKQDILSEELAFLAGELEKSAVQASDIGQFQDSLVINTSGRQITYSWKDGIFMRNGIRFGRSGVSVTALALHEFGLRTAQADSILSTNGITDPHGLYRLRIVVTSRGEKSDSLISILRNDHVYFKLSSH